The Streptomyces sp. NBC_01689 genome includes a window with the following:
- a CDS encoding molybdenum cofactor biosynthesis protein MoaE, whose protein sequence is MVSSFEHPGERAGQDPIRLVAVRDEPLSLDEVFRAVGDDAAGGTALFVGTVRDHDGGADVAGLGYASHPSAEAEIRRIAEKVVAEFPVRALAAVHRVGDLAVGDLAVVVAVACPHRGEAFEACRRLIDDLKHEVPIWKHQKFSDGTEEWVGAC, encoded by the coding sequence ATGGTGTCTTCCTTTGAACATCCCGGAGAACGGGCCGGACAGGACCCCATCCGGCTGGTGGCGGTGCGGGACGAACCGCTCTCCCTGGACGAGGTCTTCCGGGCCGTCGGCGACGACGCCGCCGGCGGGACCGCGCTGTTCGTGGGGACCGTGCGCGACCACGACGGCGGCGCGGACGTCGCCGGACTGGGGTATGCGAGCCATCCGTCCGCCGAGGCGGAGATCCGCAGGATCGCCGAGAAGGTCGTCGCCGAGTTCCCGGTACGGGCGCTGGCCGCCGTGCACCGCGTCGGAGACCTGGCGGTGGGGGATCTCGCCGTCGTCGTCGCCGTGGCGTGCCCGCATCGCGGCGAGGCCTTCGAGGCGTGCCGCAGACTGATCGACGACCTCAAGCACGAGGTGCCGATCTGGAAGCACCAGAAGTTCTCCGACGGCACGGAGGAATGGGTCGGCGCCTGCTGA
- a CDS encoding tetratricopeptide repeat protein, with the protein MDVMGDKATLLETGRFVQPSDRDETGEAAEEARQRLAAESGDVEAMSVLGAMLLRRGDLDAAEPQLRAATAAGDRAAANNLGVLLHQRGYTEDAAGWWRIAAVAGSAAAAHALGRYHRERGDEPAAEYWLRQSAEQGHALGAYALADLLEHRGDVGAEQWMRAAAERGHREAAYRLARTLDRKAVDAGERVSDNGVNGVSGVLGVIGAAGEEAEQWYRQAAARGHRRAALHLGAILEKRGELKEAGRWYLTSAKDGEARAACALGFLLRDAGDTESAAVWWLRAAQEGDGNAANALGALHAERGETQTAERWYRAAMDAGDTNGAYNLALLCAEQGRTAQAEQWYRQAAYAGHREAANALAVLLLQVGDASGAEPWFSKAAEAGSVDAAFNLGILHAGRGTAADDAAALRWYERAAADGHTEAALQVGIARLRDGDEAAAERHLRRAAGGGSAEAAYRLASVLDARRPPAPAHELGEPAHEKSECEEWYERAATQGHRRAQVRVGMLAAARGDVVDAARWYREAAEAGSRNGAFNLGLLLAREGSEPEAALWWARAADAGHGRAALRLALVCARRGELAEGQRWADRAVSLGPAEVSERAARLRDALREELSA; encoded by the coding sequence ATGGACGTTATGGGGGACAAGGCAACTCTGTTGGAGACAGGGCGTTTTGTGCAGCCTTCGGACCGGGACGAAACCGGCGAGGCTGCGGAGGAGGCACGGCAGCGGCTCGCCGCCGAATCCGGCGACGTCGAGGCGATGAGCGTCCTCGGCGCGATGCTGCTGCGCCGCGGCGACCTCGACGCGGCCGAGCCCCAGCTGCGCGCCGCCACCGCCGCGGGTGACCGCGCCGCCGCCAACAACCTGGGTGTCCTCCTGCACCAGCGCGGCTACACCGAGGACGCGGCGGGATGGTGGCGGATCGCCGCCGTCGCCGGCTCCGCGGCCGCCGCGCACGCCCTCGGCCGCTACCACCGCGAGCGCGGCGACGAGCCCGCCGCCGAGTACTGGCTGCGCCAGTCCGCCGAGCAGGGCCACGCCCTCGGGGCGTACGCGCTCGCCGACCTGCTGGAGCACCGCGGTGACGTCGGCGCCGAGCAGTGGATGCGGGCGGCCGCCGAGCGCGGACACCGCGAGGCGGCGTACCGGCTGGCGCGCACCCTCGACCGCAAAGCCGTGGACGCGGGCGAAAGGGTCTCGGACAACGGTGTCAACGGTGTCAGCGGCGTGCTGGGCGTCATCGGGGCCGCGGGCGAGGAGGCCGAGCAGTGGTACCGGCAGGCCGCCGCGCGCGGGCACCGGCGGGCCGCGCTGCACCTCGGGGCCATCCTGGAGAAGCGCGGCGAGCTCAAGGAGGCCGGCCGCTGGTATCTGACGTCCGCCAAGGACGGCGAGGCGCGGGCCGCCTGCGCGCTCGGATTCCTGCTGCGGGACGCCGGCGACACCGAGAGCGCCGCCGTGTGGTGGCTGCGCGCCGCCCAGGAGGGCGACGGCAACGCCGCGAACGCGCTCGGCGCGCTGCACGCCGAGCGCGGCGAGACCCAGACCGCCGAGCGGTGGTACCGGGCCGCGATGGACGCGGGCGACACCAACGGCGCCTACAACCTCGCCCTGCTCTGCGCGGAACAGGGCAGGACCGCGCAGGCCGAGCAGTGGTACCGGCAGGCCGCGTACGCCGGACACCGCGAGGCGGCCAACGCCCTCGCGGTCCTGCTGCTCCAGGTCGGGGACGCGTCCGGCGCGGAGCCGTGGTTCTCCAAGGCGGCCGAGGCGGGCAGTGTCGACGCCGCGTTCAATCTCGGGATCCTGCACGCCGGGCGGGGCACCGCGGCCGACGACGCCGCGGCGCTGCGCTGGTACGAGCGCGCCGCCGCGGACGGGCACACGGAGGCCGCGCTCCAGGTCGGCATCGCACGGCTGCGGGACGGGGACGAGGCGGCCGCGGAACGCCACCTGCGCCGCGCGGCGGGAGGCGGCAGCGCGGAGGCCGCCTACCGGCTGGCCTCGGTGCTCGACGCGCGCCGGCCGCCGGCCCCCGCGCACGAACTGGGGGAGCCCGCGCACGAGAAGAGCGAGTGCGAGGAGTGGTACGAGCGGGCGGCGACCCAGGGGCACCGGCGGGCGCAGGTCCGGGTGGGGATGCTCGCGGCGGCACGGGGGGACGTGGTCGACGCGGCGCGGTGGTACCGCGAGGCCGCGGAGGCCGGGTCACGGAACGGTGCGTTCAACCTCGGGCTGCTGCTCGCCCGCGAGGGGAGCGAGCCGGAGGCCGCGCTGTGGTGGGCCCGCGCGGCCGACGCGGGGCACGGCCGGGCGGCGTTGCGGCTGGCCCTGGTGTGCGCGCGGCGGGGTGAGCTGGCCGAGGGGCAGCGGTGGGCGGACCGGGCGGTCTCACTGGGACCGGCGGAGGTGTCGGAACGGGCGGCTCGGTTGCGGGACGCGTTGCGGGAGGAACTGTCGGCGTGA
- a CDS encoding catalase produces MTQGPLTTEAGAPVADNQNSETAGVGGPVLVQDQLLLEKLAHFNRERIPERVVHARGAAAYGTFTLTRDVSRWTRAKFLSEVGKQTETFLRFSTVAGNLGSADAVRDPRGFALKFYTEEGNYDLVGNNTPVFFIKDAIKFPDFIHTQKRDPYTGSQEADNVWDFWGLSPESTHQVTWLFGDRGIPASYRHLNGYGSHTYQWNNEAGEVFWVKYHFKTDQGIKNLTTEEAVRLSGVDPDSHQRDLREAIERGDFPSWTVQIQVMPADEAAQYRFNPFDLTKVWPHEDYPPIEIGRLELNRNPENVFAEVEQSIFSPAHFVPGIGPSPDKMLQGRLFAYGDAHRYRVGVNADHLPVNRPRATEARTHARDGALYDGRHGGAKNYEPNSFGGPFQTDRPLWRPTAGFTAGTGSHEAPVHAEDDDFVQAGDLYRLMSEDERGRLVENLAGFIAKVSRDEIAERAIHNFRQADGDFGKRLEAAVQALRG; encoded by the coding sequence GTGACGCAGGGACCGCTTACGACGGAGGCCGGCGCGCCGGTGGCCGACAACCAGAACAGCGAGACCGCGGGCGTCGGCGGCCCTGTGCTCGTCCAGGACCAGCTGCTGCTGGAGAAGCTCGCGCACTTCAACCGCGAGCGCATCCCGGAGCGCGTCGTGCACGCCCGCGGCGCGGCCGCGTACGGCACCTTCACGCTCACCCGTGACGTGTCACGCTGGACGCGCGCGAAGTTCCTCTCCGAGGTCGGCAAGCAGACCGAGACGTTTCTTCGGTTCTCCACGGTGGCCGGGAACCTCGGTTCCGCGGACGCGGTCCGTGACCCCCGCGGTTTCGCGCTGAAGTTCTACACCGAGGAGGGCAACTACGACCTCGTCGGCAACAACACCCCGGTGTTCTTCATCAAGGACGCCATCAAGTTCCCCGACTTCATCCACACGCAGAAGCGCGACCCGTACACCGGTTCGCAGGAGGCCGACAACGTGTGGGACTTCTGGGGGCTGTCCCCGGAGTCGACCCACCAGGTGACCTGGCTCTTCGGCGACCGCGGCATCCCGGCTTCCTACCGCCACCTCAACGGGTACGGATCGCACACCTATCAGTGGAACAACGAGGCCGGCGAGGTCTTCTGGGTCAAGTACCACTTCAAGACCGACCAGGGGATCAAGAACCTGACGACCGAGGAGGCCGTGCGGCTCTCCGGTGTCGACCCCGACTCCCACCAGCGCGACCTGCGCGAGGCCATCGAGCGCGGCGACTTCCCGTCCTGGACCGTGCAGATCCAGGTCATGCCCGCGGACGAGGCGGCACAGTACCGCTTCAACCCGTTCGACCTCACCAAGGTCTGGCCGCACGAGGACTACCCGCCGATCGAGATCGGCAGGCTGGAGCTCAACCGCAACCCGGAGAACGTCTTCGCCGAGGTGGAGCAGTCGATCTTCTCGCCCGCCCACTTCGTGCCGGGCATCGGCCCCTCGCCCGACAAGATGCTCCAGGGGCGCCTCTTCGCCTACGGTGACGCGCACCGCTACCGCGTCGGCGTCAACGCGGACCATCTGCCGGTGAACCGGCCGCGCGCCACCGAGGCGCGGACCCACGCGCGTGACGGAGCCCTGTACGACGGCCGGCACGGCGGCGCCAAGAACTACGAGCCGAACAGCTTCGGCGGCCCGTTCCAGACGGACCGGCCGCTGTGGCGGCCGACCGCCGGCTTCACGGCGGGCACCGGCAGCCACGAGGCGCCGGTCCACGCCGAGGACGACGACTTCGTGCAGGCCGGTGACCTCTACCGGCTGATGTCCGAGGACGAGCGGGGCCGGCTCGTCGAGAACCTGGCGGGCTTCATCGCCAAGGTCTCCCGTGACGAGATCGCCGAACGCGCGATCCACAACTTCCGTCAGGCCGACGGAGACTTCGGCAAGCGGCTGGAGGCCGCGGTCCAGGCCCTGCGCGGCTGA
- a CDS encoding Fur family transcriptional regulator — MSDLLERLRGRGWRMTAQRRVVAEVLDGDHVHLTADEVHARAVTKLPEISRATVYNTLGELVSLGEVLEVATDKRAKRYDPNAHRPHHHLVCARCGAIRDVHPGGDPLADLPDSERFGFAVADVEVTYRGVCPDCAAA, encoded by the coding sequence ATGAGTGACCTGCTGGAACGCCTGCGCGGACGCGGCTGGCGCATGACCGCACAGCGGCGCGTGGTGGCCGAGGTGCTCGACGGTGATCACGTCCACCTGACGGCCGACGAGGTGCACGCCCGCGCCGTCACCAAGCTGCCGGAGATCTCCCGGGCGACCGTCTACAACACGCTGGGTGAGCTGGTCTCGCTCGGCGAGGTGCTGGAAGTCGCCACGGACAAGCGCGCCAAGCGCTACGACCCGAACGCGCACCGCCCGCACCACCACCTGGTCTGCGCCCGGTGCGGCGCGATCCGCGACGTCCACCCGGGCGGCGACCCGCTGGCGGACCTCCCGGACTCCGAGCGCTTCGGCTTCGCGGTCGCGGACGTCGAGGTGACCTACCGCGGCGTGTGCCCGGACTGCGCGGCGGCCTGA
- a CDS encoding SDR family oxidoreductase: protein MSSPDPQVRAARNHSTSPLPRGPVVAVTGAASGVGAMLTERLTASEEIKQVIALDERRGECAAAQWYILDVRDPAIAEKLRGADVVVHLALDLDLETDAAARTAYNVRGTQTVLTAAAAAGVHRVVLCTSAMVYGALPDNELPLSEDAELRATAEATGVGDLLEIERLARRAPRAHPGLNVTVVRPGVLVGGGTDTALTRYFESPRLLVVAGSRPAWQFCHIEDLCSALEHAVLEKVEGELAVGCDGWLEQEEVEELSGIRRMELPSAVALGAAARLHRIGLTPSPAGDLAYTMYPWVVSGSRLHDAGWRPRWTNEEVLAELLEEVAGRHTVAGRRLGRKDATAAGAAGATVALLGTAAIVRRARKARRRI from the coding sequence GTGAGTTCCCCAGATCCACAGGTTCGCGCAGCGCGAAACCACTCAACCAGCCCGCTCCCGCGCGGGCCCGTCGTCGCGGTCACCGGAGCCGCGTCCGGCGTGGGCGCGATGCTCACCGAGCGGCTCACCGCCAGTGAGGAGATCAAGCAGGTCATCGCCCTGGACGAGCGCCGTGGCGAGTGCGCGGCCGCCCAGTGGTACATCCTCGACGTGCGGGATCCGGCGATCGCCGAGAAGCTGCGCGGAGCGGACGTGGTGGTGCATCTCGCACTCGACCTCGACCTGGAGACGGACGCGGCCGCCCGTACGGCCTACAACGTCCGCGGCACCCAGACCGTGCTGACGGCGGCGGCCGCCGCCGGGGTGCACCGGGTCGTGCTGTGCACCTCCGCGATGGTCTACGGCGCGCTCCCGGACAACGAGCTGCCGCTCTCCGAGGACGCCGAGCTGCGGGCGACCGCCGAGGCGACCGGGGTCGGCGACCTGCTGGAGATCGAACGGCTCGCGCGGCGGGCGCCCCGCGCGCACCCCGGGCTCAACGTCACCGTCGTACGCCCCGGAGTGCTGGTCGGTGGCGGCACCGACACGGCGCTGACCAGGTATTTCGAGTCGCCGCGGCTTCTCGTGGTGGCGGGTTCCCGGCCCGCGTGGCAGTTCTGTCACATCGAGGACCTGTGCAGCGCCCTGGAACACGCCGTGCTGGAGAAGGTCGAGGGGGAACTGGCCGTCGGGTGCGACGGGTGGCTGGAGCAGGAGGAGGTCGAGGAGCTCAGCGGGATCCGGCGTATGGAGCTGCCGTCCGCCGTCGCCCTGGGCGCCGCGGCGCGGCTCCACCGGATCGGGCTCACCCCGTCACCCGCCGGGGACCTCGCCTACACGATGTACCCCTGGGTGGTGAGCGGCAGCCGGCTGCACGACGCCGGGTGGCGGCCGCGGTGGACCAACGAGGAGGTGCTCGCCGAGCTGCTGGAGGAGGTCGCCGGACGGCACACGGTGGCCGGGCGGCGGCTGGGCCGCAAGGACGCGACGGCCGCGGGAGCCGCCGGAGCGACGGTGGCGCTGCTCGGCACGGCGGCGATCGTGCGCCGGGCACGGAAGGCCCGGCGCAGGATCTGA
- a CDS encoding UPF0182 family membrane protein: MPDRGGGPTGPRMRVGRPSRRVRTLLMTLGVLAVLAMAFVMFAGFWTDWLWYRSVHYSSVFTTTLWTKIGLFFVFGLLMAAAVGVNIWLAHRLRPPLSAMSMEQQSLDRYRMGIAPYKRWLLFGVTALVGLIAGASASGQWRTWLMWVNGVPFDQKDPQFHLDVSFYAFDLPWYRFLLGFGFAAAVLSLIAAALTHYLYGGLRITSPGARATAAATGHLSVLLGVFVALKAVAYWLDRYGLAVKSSDFKATGNWTGLRYVDANAYLPAKTILFCIAVICALLFFATLWRRTWQLPVIGFGLMVLSAILIGGLYPAIVQKFQVQPNEQAKEAPYVEKNLKATREAYGIDGTKVSEYQGTSDTKDKTKLRDDADSTASIRIMDPNIVSPTFQQLQQMRNYYAFPTNLDVDRYTKDGKDQDTVIGLRELNLNGIPKNNWINDHFRYTHGYGVVAAKGTTATAGGRPVFTESDLPSKGDLGTYEQRVYYGEKTTQYSIVGGPQKEIDYSDDSGEKTTSYQGGSGVSLSSPVNRAAYAVAFGEPQILYSGAIGEGSRILYNRTPKDRVEAVAPWLTIDGDAYPAVVDGRIQWIVDAYTTTNGYPYASRTTLGDTTADSLTAANNQRAVVAQQNQVNYIRNSVKATVDAYTGDVKLYQWDTKDPVLKTWMKAFPHTVQSKDDISPSLMAHLRYPQDLFKVQRELLTRYHVKDAQTFLSGSEVWQVPDDPTNKSGNAVPPYYLSMKMPDQQAQAFSLTTTFTPNGRDNLSAFMSVNAEAGTGDYGKIRILKLPTSEPVDGPKQVQSQFNSEQTIAESIRLLSGGASEVEYGNLLTIPLDGGLLYVEPVYVRGGGLKYPLLRKVLVTYGGNTAFEDTLDQALNKVFGADVTTTPPSDTGTTKPPTSSNPTVRQALDDAQKAFTEGQEALKKGDWTAYGQAQKDLQDALQRAEDAQSAAGKPDGSGGSKSSDKSSDKADKNADKSSDQGGGESSSPGDSPGATPSGDGSAGGG; this comes from the coding sequence ATGCCGGACCGTGGCGGAGGCCCGACGGGGCCACGGATGAGAGTGGGCCGACCCTCCCGGCGTGTCCGGACCCTGCTCATGACACTGGGCGTGCTGGCCGTACTGGCCATGGCGTTCGTCATGTTCGCGGGGTTCTGGACGGACTGGCTCTGGTACCGGTCGGTCCACTACTCGTCCGTCTTCACGACGACCCTGTGGACCAAGATCGGACTCTTCTTCGTCTTCGGCCTGCTCATGGCGGCCGCGGTGGGGGTGAACATCTGGCTGGCGCACCGGCTGCGGCCGCCCCTGAGCGCCATGTCGATGGAGCAGCAGAGCCTCGACCGGTACCGCATGGGCATCGCGCCCTACAAGAGGTGGCTGCTGTTCGGCGTCACCGCCCTGGTGGGGCTGATCGCAGGCGCGTCCGCGTCCGGCCAGTGGCGCACCTGGCTGATGTGGGTGAACGGGGTCCCCTTCGACCAGAAGGACCCCCAGTTCCACCTCGACGTCTCCTTCTACGCCTTCGACCTGCCCTGGTACCGGTTCCTGCTCGGCTTCGGCTTCGCCGCCGCCGTGCTGTCGCTGATCGCCGCCGCGCTCACCCACTACCTCTACGGAGGGCTGCGGATCACCAGCCCGGGGGCGCGTGCCACGGCCGCGGCCACCGGCCACCTCTCGGTGCTCCTCGGTGTCTTCGTCGCGCTGAAGGCGGTCGCCTACTGGCTCGACCGGTACGGACTCGCCGTGAAGTCCAGCGACTTCAAGGCGACCGGCAACTGGACCGGCCTCAGGTACGTCGACGCGAACGCCTACCTGCCCGCCAAGACGATCCTCTTCTGCATCGCCGTCATCTGCGCGCTGCTGTTCTTCGCCACCCTGTGGCGGCGCACCTGGCAGCTGCCCGTGATCGGCTTCGGTCTGATGGTGCTCTCCGCGATCCTCATCGGCGGCCTGTACCCGGCGATCGTCCAGAAGTTCCAGGTCCAGCCGAACGAGCAGGCCAAGGAAGCGCCGTACGTCGAGAAGAACCTGAAGGCGACGCGCGAGGCCTACGGCATCGACGGCACCAAGGTCTCGGAGTACCAGGGGACGAGCGACACCAAGGACAAGACCAAGCTGCGCGACGACGCCGACAGCACGGCGAGCATCCGCATCATGGACCCGAACATCGTCTCGCCGACGTTCCAGCAGCTGCAGCAGATGAGGAACTACTACGCGTTCCCGACCAACCTGGATGTCGACCGGTACACCAAGGACGGCAAGGACCAGGACACGGTCATCGGTCTGCGTGAGCTGAACCTCAACGGCATCCCGAAGAACAACTGGATCAACGACCACTTCCGCTACACGCACGGCTACGGTGTGGTCGCCGCCAAGGGGACCACGGCCACCGCCGGCGGCCGGCCGGTCTTCACGGAGTCCGACCTGCCGTCCAAGGGCGACCTCGGGACGTACGAGCAGCGCGTCTACTACGGCGAGAAGACCACCCAGTACTCCATCGTCGGCGGTCCCCAGAAGGAGATCGACTACTCCGACGACAGCGGCGAGAAGACGACCAGCTACCAGGGCGGCAGCGGCGTCAGCCTCTCCAGTCCGGTCAACCGGGCCGCGTACGCGGTGGCGTTCGGCGAGCCGCAGATCCTCTACTCGGGCGCGATCGGCGAGGGTTCCCGGATCCTCTACAACCGCACCCCCAAGGACCGGGTCGAGGCGGTGGCGCCCTGGCTGACCATCGACGGCGACGCCTACCCGGCCGTGGTCGACGGCAGGATCCAGTGGATCGTCGACGCCTACACCACGACCAACGGCTATCCGTACGCCTCGCGCACCACCCTCGGTGACACGACGGCCGACTCGCTCACGGCGGCCAACAACCAGCGCGCGGTGGTGGCCCAGCAGAACCAGGTCAACTACATCCGCAACTCGGTGAAGGCGACCGTCGACGCGTACACCGGCGACGTCAAGCTCTACCAGTGGGACACCAAGGACCCGGTCCTCAAGACCTGGATGAAGGCGTTCCCGCACACGGTGCAGTCGAAGGACGACATCTCGCCCTCGCTGATGGCCCATCTCCGGTACCCGCAGGACCTGTTCAAGGTCCAGCGCGAACTGCTCACCCGGTACCACGTGAAGGACGCGCAGACGTTCCTCAGCGGCAGCGAGGTGTGGCAGGTCCCCGACGACCCGACCAACAAGTCGGGCAACGCGGTGCCGCCGTACTACCTGAGCATGAAGATGCCCGACCAGCAGGCACAGGCGTTCTCGCTGACGACGACGTTCACCCCGAACGGCCGGGACAACCTGAGCGCCTTCATGTCGGTCAACGCGGAGGCGGGCACCGGCGACTACGGCAAGATCAGAATCCTGAAACTGCCGACGAGCGAACCCGTCGACGGGCCCAAACAGGTCCAGAGCCAGTTCAACTCCGAACAGACCATCGCCGAGTCCATCAGACTTCTCAGCGGCGGAGCCTCGGAGGTCGAGTACGGCAACCTGCTGACGATCCCGCTCGACGGAGGACTGCTCTACGTGGAGCCCGTCTACGTACGGGGTGGTGGACTCAAGTACCCGCTGCTGCGCAAGGTGCTGGTGACCTACGGAGGCAACACCGCCTTCGAGGACACGCTCGACCAGGCGCTCAACAAGGTGTTCGGGGCGGACGTCACGACCACCCCGCCGAGTGACACGGGCACCACGAAGCCGCCCACGTCGAGCAACCCGACGGTCCGGCAGGCGCTCGACGACGCCCAGAAGGCCTTCACCGAAGGCCAGGAGGCCCTCAAGAAGGGGGACTGGACGGCGTACGGCCAGGCGCAGAAGGACCTTCAGGACGCTCTGCAGCGGGCGGAGGACGCCCAGTCCGCGGCCGGGAAGCCCGACGGCAGCGGCGGCAGCAAGAGCAGCGACAAGAGCAGCGACAAGGCCGACAAGAACGCCGACAAGAGCAGCGACCAGGGCGGCGGCGAGAGCAGCAGCCCTGGTGACAGCCCCGGCGCCACTCCCAGTGGCGACGGGAGCGCGGGCGGCGGCTGA
- a CDS encoding PPA1309 family protein, whose protein sequence is MSNTPMAANPLTRAVLEIDEYASGLGWDQPARLFALVDTARLRTQEPGLAAQLGLQDEPDSTALTPVEQEEIPAGKPLDEFLGTIAWPDAVVGCALTVERLMLPPSAEASVPEGLSDKKLAKWVAEHPDRQEVRMTVGVLRDGTRDSAVRLREKDTPTEVLTGSGLVPGLAEALTATFAE, encoded by the coding sequence ATGTCCAACACTCCCATGGCAGCGAACCCGCTCACCCGGGCCGTACTCGAGATCGACGAGTACGCCTCAGGCCTCGGCTGGGACCAGCCCGCTCGCCTCTTCGCCCTCGTAGACACCGCGCGACTGCGCACCCAGGAACCCGGCCTCGCGGCCCAGCTCGGTCTGCAGGACGAGCCCGACAGCACCGCCCTCACCCCGGTCGAGCAGGAGGAGATCCCTGCCGGCAAGCCGCTGGACGAGTTCCTCGGCACCATCGCCTGGCCCGACGCCGTGGTCGGCTGCGCGTTGACGGTGGAGCGGCTGATGCTGCCGCCTTCGGCGGAGGCCTCCGTTCCGGAGGGGCTGAGCGACAAGAAGCTCGCGAAGTGGGTCGCCGAGCACCCCGACCGCCAGGAGGTGCGCATGACGGTCGGCGTCCTGCGCGACGGGACGCGGGACTCGGCGGTGCGGCTGCGCGAGAAGGACACGCCGACGGAGGTGCTGACGGGGTCCGGTCTGGTGCCGGGGCTCGCCGAGGCGCTGACGGCGACGTTCGCGGAGTAG
- a CDS encoding YlbL family protein, which produces MPRRTATMLASTLILIALLCAGVFIPVPYAEMSPGPTVNTLGDHGGEPVLQISGHKTYPTTGHLNMTTVRVTSADYRMNLVEAVYGWLAHDSKVVPHDTLYPDGKTEEQSTQENAEEFSQSQESAKVAALEELNIPVKSWVIVSTVVKDSPAEGRLHAGDVIKKVDGTAVKAPDDVAKLVTRHKPGEKVVFTVVPAKEQAAAEKAKKTATRTQDVTITTAKSADKGAARAIVGISAGTDHTYPFDIDIKLADVGGPSAGLMFALGIVDKLTPENLTGGKFVAGTGTIADNGTVGPIGGIEMKTVGAREKGAQYFLTPKDNCADAAKDTPKGLTLVKVNTIDDAMSALKDIRSGRTADLPKCTVK; this is translated from the coding sequence ATGCCACGCCGCACCGCGACGATGCTCGCCTCCACTCTGATCCTGATCGCGCTCCTGTGCGCGGGAGTGTTCATCCCCGTGCCGTACGCGGAGATGTCCCCGGGACCGACGGTGAACACCCTGGGCGATCACGGCGGCGAGCCGGTGCTGCAGATCTCCGGGCACAAGACGTACCCGACCACCGGGCACCTGAACATGACCACCGTCCGGGTGACCAGTGCCGACTATCGGATGAACCTCGTCGAGGCCGTCTACGGCTGGCTGGCGCACGACAGCAAGGTCGTCCCGCACGACACGCTGTACCCGGACGGCAAGACCGAGGAGCAGTCGACCCAGGAGAACGCCGAGGAGTTCAGTCAGTCCCAGGAGAGCGCCAAGGTCGCCGCCCTGGAGGAGCTGAACATCCCGGTGAAGTCCTGGGTGATCGTCTCCACGGTCGTCAAGGATTCGCCGGCCGAGGGGCGCCTGCACGCCGGAGACGTGATCAAGAAGGTCGACGGCACGGCGGTCAAGGCACCCGACGACGTCGCGAAGCTGGTCACCCGCCACAAGCCCGGCGAGAAGGTCGTCTTCACGGTCGTGCCCGCCAAGGAGCAGGCCGCCGCCGAGAAGGCGAAGAAGACGGCGACACGGACCCAGGACGTCACGATCACCACGGCGAAGTCCGCCGACAAGGGCGCGGCCCGCGCCATCGTCGGCATCTCGGCGGGAACGGACCACACGTACCCGTTCGACATCGACATCAAGCTCGCCGACGTCGGCGGACCGAGCGCCGGCCTGATGTTCGCACTCGGCATCGTGGACAAACTGACCCCGGAGAACCTTACCGGCGGCAAGTTCGTGGCCGGCACCGGCACCATCGCCGACAACGGCACCGTCGGCCCGATCGGCGGCATCGAGATGAAGACGGTCGGCGCGCGGGAGAAGGGCGCCCAGTACTTCCTGACGCCCAAGGACAATTGCGCGGACGCCGCGAAGGACACCCCCAAGGGGCTCACGCTCGTCAAGGTCAACACCATCGACGACGCGATGAGCGCCCTCAAGGACATCAGGTCCGGCAGGACGGCCGACCTGCCGAAGTGCACGGTCAAGTAG